The DNA window AATATCATTATACTTGTTTCAGAAATAAGTGGTGTGCCCAAGTCTGACGCAGAAAGACTAACTTCTCAGTTAATTGAAGGACTTGAAAACATGAGAGTTACAGATTCTAAAAAGCCTGTTAATGTTAGCCAATCCAGTGATGAAACAAAAGGTTCTGCTGAGACACAAAAAAAGTCTGACACTGTAGCTATTCCTGAAGATTTTCGTTGCCCAATATCTCTTGAGCTGATGAGAGATCCTGTCATTGTTTCCACTGGACAGGTAATATTTCGAAcgatcatttatttatttccatGCACAATTGAACCTACTGCATATTGCCATGGTATAATTtgagagaatttttttaccatccttgaggtaccatatattttctagcgtaAAAACTTGGTACCTCCAAGTAAtaggtatcttgagatattaaaaatttacaataaaaatttggtaccttgagatactttcttaaggaccgtaaaatttctCATAATTTGTCATCTACTGACGATGTACTAGCTAATTTTGCAGACATATGAGCGTGCCTTCATTCAAAGGTGGATAGACTGTGGAAACCGGACCTGTCCTAAAACTCAACAGAAGCTACAAAATCTTACATTGACCCCAAACTATGTCCTGAGAAGTTTGATATTGCATTGGTGTGAGGAAAAAGGGATTGAACCACCTACCAgatctaagaacgatggttctTATCTTGAGGTTGGTGGGGAGAGAGTAGCAATCGAAACATTAGTTCGTAATCTCTCTAGTAGCTCGTTAGATGAACGGaaatctgctgctgctgaaatAAGATCTTTGGCCAAGAAAAGCACCGACAACCGTATACTTCTGGCAGGATCTGGTGCAATCCCAGCTCTGGTGAAACTTTTGTCCTCCAAAGACCTGAAAACCCAAGAACATGCAGTTACATCTCTTTTGAATCTCTCGATATATGATCAGAACAAGGAACTGATAGTAGTTGCTGGTGCCATTGTCCCAATCATACAAGTGTTGAGGAAGGGGGGCATGGAGGCAAGAGAAAATGCAGCTGCAGCTATTTTCAGCCTGTCACTAATCGACGATAATAAGATAACTATTGGAAGCACTCCAGGTGCAATTGAAGCATTAGTTGAGTTGCTGCAGAGTGGCAGCCCAAGGGGTAGAAAGGATGCAGCAACAGCACTGTTCAACTTGTGCATATACCAAGCAAACAAAGTTCGAGCGGTTCGAGCAGGGATCCTTGCACCACTGATTCAGATGCTGCAGGATTCATCCAGAAATGGAGCTATTGACGAAGCGCTAACAATCTTGTCGGTTCTCGTGAGCCACCACGAGTGTAAAACTGCCATAGCGAAAGCTCACGCTATACCCTTTTTGATAGACTTGTTAAGGTCAAGCCAGGCCCGTAACAAGGAGAATGCTGCTGCCATCTTACTTGCCCTTTGCAAGAAGGATGCTGAGAACCTCGCTTGTATAGGGAGGTTGGGTGCTCAAATACCACTAACTGAGCTGTCCAAGACAGGCACAGACAGAGCCAAGCGCAAGGCAACCTCTCTCCTGGATCATCTCAGTAAGTTGCAGGTGCTCTAATTCCACTTTCTGTCGCATACCATTTTGCTTGTGTGCGTGTTCCACATGTACGTATACATACGAAAAGCTGTAACCTCTTACTGAGTGTGAAATTGGTGAGCTGGTAATGGGTTATTTCAGTTACCTGCTTACCCTCAACCACAAGTGTGCGTTCATTGGTTGCTACATAGAAATGGTTGGTGTTACAGACTAGCGTATTGTTGCTCATGTGCATGAAGCTCCtttgaagataaaaaaaaatgcaaaattactCCGATCACCATCAAAGTATCTAATCATCACTTCTTTGTCTTCAAGATATCAGCTTGATATTTACTGATACCTTCGCCATTCCATGGCTGGGGTGTTCTTTTTGAAGATTTGGAGAGCTAAATGGCGCTTTCATCTTTGTAGCATTTGGAGACCCAATTTACTGATATCCTGACATGATTAACCAGGTGATCTGGTCTGAATAGCCACACAGTAATGATGGCTTTAAGCttacttattttttgataTCAAGACCCTCAAATCTTTGGTGGAAAGCATCTTTACTTGTTAATAATATCTTTAGTCACTAATTCAAGAATGAATCATGACGAAATGGACTGATGGCGTTGTCTGCGTGACTGCGTGTCACTTAATTTTCATCGACATGTTGTTACTTCCCAACATTACTGCTTTCAAGGCATATTTACATCTGCTCTGCGAGGCCGGGAGAAATTGGCGTGTTGTGCTATACAAAGAAGAAACtagaaagagagggagaaaatGTATAACTGTTTGATATAttcagagagaaaagagaagggtCTCCCGACGATGACTTAATCACACTATTGAAATGATtccaataaaatttagatgaacAAAGTAGGTTCTAACTGTGAACCGGACTGGACGTAGTTCCACTAGTCTGTTTTCTTGTCTTGCGGTGAACCTGTCCACTCGTGTTCAAGTTTACATTTAGTACAAGTTTGTATTTAcggctaattattttttttatggtagGCTGCATACTCGTTGACATAGACATgtccataataacttcatcaATACCACGATATGAGAGGTCTTTAAATgtgattataaatatatggcatgtatgtatgtatccGCTTGGTAAAGTGTTTGCATGTTATGAGCGATTGTATATGTTATGTGtttcgaaaaaaaaacgtCAACATCAAGATATCCATAGTGATATCATCAATCAATATATGCTAACCTGGTCTTTTGAGATGCTCATATGAGTAGTGTATATGTGTTCACCAATGTTTACCCTGTTTCTTTAAAGTAGTACTATCTCCATGTTAAAATAAGTACGacgtttaaatttaaatgttaactAGAAGTCTGAACTTATAGGATTAAGTTCTAAAACTTGGAAAGAACGAGACAGtggaactttttttaaaaaaaagagacagtggacaaaaagagaagagattTGATAGTAGTGGAAAATCTCAGGATTGCTTGGGTACCGACACAAGAAGCCTTTTTAGGAGCAGCAAAGAAGGTGCCCAGGCTGGTCATATCCAAGCTCACCGTACCGTTCTTCTTTTTTGATGAGGAGGAAAGGTTCATCATCATATGTACCACTTGGGCACTTGGCCCCTATCACATCTTTGTCAGGTGACACATGAAACTATCCCTTCATCCAGCGGATGCACAGCTGCCGACCTTGGCATTAACGCAAATGCATAAACAGTGCCATAATCTACCGATGTCGAAATGAATCGGCTACGTGAAAGAAAGCCCtgtacacattttttttgtaaggTGGCACATGAATGAAAGTATGAAACCATGACTGGCTTCTTCCCAGCAAAACAAGCCCTCCTAAATCCTCCCTGATGGCCGCCTTGCCATTATCCTGATGACCAACAACCTGGGATCTACCAACTAGAAGGGTAGCTGAACGCTAACATTAACGCAACGACCTAAAAGCAAAACATGTTACGTGAGCTGAAGCTCTCTTTACAGTTCATACACAGGCAGTGGGCCCCCCCAACTCGATCTTCTGAAAATCCCTGGAAAAGTTACAATCTTGTAGCCACGACAATGCTTGGCCACTCTGCCTGACCAGAGCCAATATCCCTCTGCGTAgattcctcctctccctccctgtTTCACATGCACACTTCAACTTTACTTTGGCATTGAGCTTCCCATACCATTGTGAGCGTTGAAACGTgagttcttcttcttcttgttgttgtttaAGTAATCTCCAGTGAACTGCAATTTGCACCCAGTAGCATTTCGTGGGTTTTATTTTCCGAGGTTTCCTGTGCTAATCAGAGACTTTTTTACCCGTAATCACGCGAGCAAAAGCGCAGCCACCACCATCTCGGCATCTCCTCCTCGAGCCCAATACTATACTACTCCTTTGACTCCTCTCCGCTTTAAAACTTGCCTCTCCGCTCGCACATGACACCGCGGCTCAGGACAAAGCAAGCTAGCTCTCTCACGAAcacgcagcggcagcggcgacacCACCACCGAGAGGTGCAGcaagggagggggaggaggaggaggagggtgtgTGAGGGGAGCCAATGGGGAACAGCATTGGGGCGAAGCGGAAGGGCGCCAAGGTGATGCAGCTGGACGGGACGTCGTTCCGCGTCaagccgccggcggtggcggcggacgtGCTGCGCGACCACCCGGGGTTCCAGCTGCTGGAGTCGGAGGAGGTGAAGCTGCTGGGCGCGCGGGCGCGCCCGCTCGCGCCCGACGCGCCGCTCCGCCGCGGGCGGCTCTACTTCCTCGTCGcgctgccgcgccgcgccgccgcggggccgCCGCGACGCGCCTGGTCGGGGAACCTCCGCGTCGGCGCCCGGGAGCGCCTCGAGTCACTCAtgctcgcccgccgctccaCCTCGGACATCTCCTTCCCCGCCGCCcaggcctccgcctccgccccgacctccccgctccccggcggcggctccggcgccgccacccccgTACGGCTCAAGATGCGGCTCCCGAGGGCGCAGGTGGAGAAGCTGATGGGGGAGAGCAAGGACGCGTCCGAGGCGGCCGCCAAGATCATGGAGCTGTGCGCCGCGGTGGGCGCCAAGAGCGCCAGCGTGACCCCGGAGAGGCCACCCGGGATCTTGCGGACCCCGCGGTTCGCGGCGACGCCGGAGTGGGGCGCCGGGTTCatgatgccgccgccgccgccgccgggagcgGCCAAGACGCCGCAGAGGTGGCCGTCGCTGCCTGGCACCAAGGAGGTGACGAATTACTCCAATCCCTCTCACCATTTGCATTACATTTACTCCTGCGTTACTATTTCTCCCATGTGCACACTGAGATCTCCACATTTTGCGAAACCAATCGGATTTGtgattccatcaccaacttgtTAGGTACAATGCTCTACAGTtgcacatttttaaaaaaaacacagatgGAAAACTTAACAAGATGACAATTTTCTTGGTAAAACACGTTAGCAAGTTAGCTTGTGCAAGCAATGCGAAATTCAAACCgtgaacgaaaaaaaaaatggtacagTTCTTGACTTTGTTTCACTTTGCTCACGCATTTTCTATagcacaaaactacaaatggCCACTAGCTTAGCAATCGACAACGTTACATGGCAGCATGTTATATGCTGCGTCATGAGCAGCAGGAAGAAACAAGCCCAGATGCAGTTTTCTTGTCGTTGCAGAGAACCAGAAGCCTGTTTCAGTGGAGCACTACAGTTGATTGTGCAGAAAAAGTGGAGAGCCAAACCGAGGTTCTCCGCTCATTGCGGGAAACAACCAGCGCAAGTGCGCTAGACACAGAGATCGGCGGAATGTTTCCTTCACTTCTCGTCTTTCACACTTGAGACATTTCTTTTCCTAACCGAACTTGACAAAAGAAAGGCTGATCATTTGAGAAGTAAAGTTTTCTTGCAAGTTTGTGCTCTGAATATGTGGAGCATTTGTTGACAACATGTGGAATTGTTGTTGGTAAAGATCCTAAATAACCCTAGGGATTCACACGAGAACAAATTTGCCGGCGTAGCATGAATGAAGAAGTTGCTAAATATATTGTGTTTTTCATTAGAAAAACAATGCTGTTATTACTGCTCGCAGAAGTAGTAAGATAGTGCCGACTGATTTACATTAAtcgcattattttttttccactggCCATCAAACTTTTGTTCATACTGCATGAGTGTCCACAGCTCAAGatattctctgtttttttcttttcaatatatttctatatttcttttataaaccTGTATTTGtgtttactttttgttggtcACCTTCTCATATCACTTATTCTTGGCATCCATTTTGACATTTCAGAAAAAAGCAAGGTTCGTGGCGCTGCCGGATGAGCTGAtagcatgatttatatttcTGAAACAGAAATGTGTTAACATTGTACTGTCACAAGCATGTTTAGTGACTGTCAAACAGACCAGAAGATATGAAATTATAAACCTATCTTCTGTGTTGTGTCTGAGATATGCTCTGCTGAGCAGCGAAAAACTATAATTTGAAGATGAGAAGCCGCGGATGGGCTTCCAATTCATCATGGTTTAACATCTAATCAGCGTGTTTCTGGCTTCTCTACTCTATGAGTTTCTTAATTAGCTTCAGTTTGGTGGTTTATTATTAATCCACCACCATGTTGTGCTTTGTGCAGTCCAATTGCAGTGGTCAACTCCTGTTGCTGCTAGGCAACTTCAGCTTATTAGTGCACATGTACATCTACTCATCTACGTACATAGAGTACTAATTTGTGCATGAATTATAGATGCAGATCTGCAGTTTCTAGTTCCTTGCATCGTGCCATTTTATTCAATCATGCTGTGGATTATTAGTGCATAATTGATCGCTGAGCTAAACTGGTTTTATTAGTTAAACCGCCTACGAATTATTGCGACTAGTACTGAGCTCCATTCCTCAGCACATGCAAGTACAtttacaaaatcatatatCCTTGAACCATAacctttttttatctctacTAATCCAGATTCGGGTAAAGAAATTTCTGCCAATCAATCTCAGAAACCTTAAGATGCCATACGGTCTGGCCCAGTaccttatatttatttagtgGTGGGAAAGTCGCCGGAAGAACATGCGTATACTACTTCAAGGATATTCTTCCTCTAACCTCGCTCTCTCCCAACTTAAATAGTTTTAGCCGTTTAGGTTTAATAAaggcatatatacacacacacgatAGTTTTAGAATTCAAATCACCTTTGCTATTCAAGTGActgaattattttttccaaatttcAGTCTGTCAGAGATATGATCCAAATTATAGTATGCAATATATTTGagttatattattagtttcCTGATACGACTTTTAGTCTTTCTTTCCTTTAGGACTTTTAGTATTTCCTATTAAGATTCATAGTTTTTTCTATTAGAAATCTTATATTTCACCTTTATATATCTCTTCTAAGTTGCATAGGGAGAATACGACAACCCGTTTTATTCCCCTGTGTTTTAATCATCTATTCATAGTGGTTATTATTGGTCAGGCACATATTTTTTCCTGTAAGGATTTTTCACATTAAATATGTGTGTTTGATCAGTCAATTTTCCTAATAAGTGGTATTAAGCAATGGACTAGAAGAGGGATGAAgaaaggagagggagggataTGGACTAAGCCAAGACGGTGACGTCCAAACTCTGCAAAGAACTACATATTAGGATGTCAGTGTGTTAGGAAAATTACCGAATAACGACGACATGAACTTTTTACATAGAAACCCTTACATGCGCTATCCAGAAATAACCATTACGAGGATAAAGGTTACGACGCAGAGAAATAGCAACATAGCATCACACATTTTTCGTACATGTTAAAAGAAATACATAAAAGAGAAATCTAAGAGTACTAAAGACACGTGCAAACATGTTTATTAGTTCAGTCTTTCCATTGCCACAAtgccacaaaaaaaaatggtgataTAGAGTACAGAgagggaagagaagagaaaaatgatTGTTATGCATCACAAGCTCAGAGTCAACTTCTAGTATCTATcgaagaaaattttgttgcatgaggtgcataaaaaagaaaaatatgataataaaGAGATATTgtgttatattaattaatccattaatATACCATGTGTACCTCTacctttgtatatatatttataagataagTTCTTGCTATTGACATGGATAAGAGAATAGCTAGTCGCAAACTCTACCTTTCAACATATTCCAGTAAGAAAAATCTGCCAGTCAATAGAAAGCTCTAAgacttaattaaaaaaatagaaattatattataaattaataccATAATCTCAATATATCTAACACAAGGTTAAGGTGTTTTACCATATGCTTTTACGGGTAAATAGTTCATTTAGTTTTCTTTCTAATTCTATAGATCATACTATATCAATTATTAActacataatattttctagCGGTAGTAGAACTCTAAACCAATAGTTGAAATTATTCTACTAATGATAATACTACCTGGTATTAGAATAGTGCATCATAAGAAGCTACCACCGTGTAGTTGAGAGCGCGCGGATGACCTGGAAAGCATTGCTAGGCAACCCAGCAAACAATGTTCTCCGATGACCCGCACGTCAGTAGTTGTGGACTCATCACTCATGCGGCCATGCCGTCGTGCGGTGGTAGCCTGGTAGGCAccgatcgacgacgacgacgagaacAGATGAACACTTCGATCGCTACCAgcaaagtgtttttttttttttcatttcaatgGGCCTGCAAGCTGCAAAAGCCTCGTACCGGTAAACAAATTAAGAACCATGCTGGAAGGCCGAAAAAAGCCATTGCCTTCAAAAcgatagcagcagcagcaaatgaTCCAGATTCAGCAACGGTGCCGCGGTTGTGCCGTTATCGCTATAATAAAGGGCAGACGATTCGCTTTCCCCCTCGTGTGGATTCGTTCAAGCGGAGCCGCCGCGCGGCACGGCGGGCCGTCGAGCGCTCAATGCGCATGTGTGCGCGCGCTCCGCCGCATCGGCCGATCTCGTGTGAAAATTGCGTGCAGAACATGCGGGTGGACACGGTTCGCTCGCCGCGGGCCGCAGGAGATTCACACGGCCGGCAAGTGCGGTTTGCCCGAGTTCGCGTGTGGCTCTCCGTTGCCGGTGGCGCGCGAGGCGCGCGGTTCGGGCGTCTCTCTATAAGTAGTCGGCGCGCGCGGATGCGGCGAGCCGCCCACGTCGAGCGCGCGCGCAAAGGCACCCGCGCGAGAGCATTCGTTTTGATGCGACAGGAGCAGCGCCGCACGCCCCCCGGTTCTTCTCCGCCGCGCGAGGGGAGGGAACCAGCGACGTCGTTGTCTCGCCCCGCCGTGATCGAGAGATCGATATGGACTTCCTGGGAGTcttctcgccggcggccgccgcgacaGCGTGTAACGCCCACGGAGCCGCGCCGCGCGAGGTTCACCTGAAGCGGCCGCTTCCGGCGGTGCTGCCCGATCATAGGCAGGTACGTGTTCGTCGGAGCATCTCTGACCGGTGTTTCAGGGATCTCTCACGCCTCTCTTTGTGGAACTAGGCAAAAAAGGGGTTTTGCCTAATGTAATAAAGGAGGGAGTTTGAAAGGGATCTCTCACGTTGGTTAAGCTTGCCGCCGGCCCCAGgtgcacgccgccgcgcgtgCGCTACAACCGCCGCCACAAAGCACCAGCGTCGTCGTGGACGAAcgcatgccgccgccggtcgccgccaccaccgccacagGCCTGACCTTACAAGTTTCTGGAGGAGGTCATGACGTCGCTTCACTGGCTACTAGCCCAAGGTATAATCAACATGGCCAGTCATTGGCCCAGATcgattcttttttctctctgaaaCGAACCAGGATCGAATTTTGTCTGCTTACTTATCAACCGTCTTGCTCCGAGTGCCAAGCAGGAGAATGGCCGTGTCTGAAATAAATGATCAGCTGACGATTTTCTACGCTGGCTCTGCACTTGTATTTGACAACATTACTAGAGAGAAGGTGTGCCTTTCTTTAGTCCCGCTCCATTGTTCTTGCTGTCCATCGAAGCTTTAATTATATGACATGCCATACAATAATACAATACCATACAACGCTGAGAACATGGAGGCTCTCCACGCGTGCAGGCTGAGGAGATTATGTTCTTCGCTGCAAAGACGACTCCGGTTACAGGAGGCAGACCTGCTCGTCATCAGCAGCTGCAGTTACCATCAGCCGAACCTGCGTACCCGAACAAAAGGCAGAGGACATTCTGGGATCAGGCCCATGAGCATGATTCTGGTGGTTTGTTCATCCACGGGAACAGCACCAGTTCTTGTTCACAGCATCTGAGCCCAGAGAGTGGGCATGCCATTATCGAGACTAATCCATGCTCGCCGCCAATCCATATCGTGCCTGGAGGTAGGTTGTGTTCCTATCCTGTAATGTGTTGATAACGTCTAGGAAAGTGTTGTAACTAATGCCGTGATGTTCTTTCTCCTGAGGCAGATGCTACGATGCCGGTGAGGAATGCGTCCCTTATTAGCTTCCTGGAGAGACGCAAGCAGAGGTGGCGTGGGAAAACCTACACCAATCTGTACTCCATTTTtcagtttgttttatttgtttctctATACACTGAAACAAccggttttttatttatgttttcttcataatttttgattCGTACTTATCATTTGTTTCTCGCTTCAGGTTGGCAAGTACAGCAGTGGCTTGCCCTCGCCGTGAGAAATCTCCTACGGCTCCCCCACGGAAGAGAAACCCACCTGGCAACATGGAACAGCAATGGGCTTTCACGGACGCGATGAACATGAATGGAGATCATGACGAAGTAGAGGCACTGGACACTGAGTTGAGGATCTAGCCGCGAAGTTTTGGATTCAGTTTTGCGGCACGGCAACCTCTTGCTAACCCGGCAGGCACAAGTTTTGGACTCGGTCAGGTGGAGTGATGAACCGTCTGAGTAGAAACTTAGTGGTGCATTCGGTAGCTAGCAAGAGCTTCtttagtttaattattatGAGTTTctgatgaatttttttgagtGCAGTAATGATGTTTACTCGCAGTTTCACATGAAACCGAGACATCGTCACCCTTTTCTACTTCTCATTGACGGaagaagaggttttcggattGTAACCAAGGATTTTTCATCCTGAAATATAAATTGCCATTTTGTCTAACTTTCATGTGTAAACAGTTATTTTGGTGCAGGGGGTGCAATCTTGAGGGTCACACTGAGATTCTATGGATGTCTAAGCTGAAGAGATGGGTATTCAACACCTATGTTTCAGGAGCTTTTAGTAGCTACAGAATCGTCGGTTCTCCTAGCCAGTTTAAATTCTCACTTAGATTTTGAGACTatctttaaaatttgtaaatgaaatagTATTAGAAGCTGAGTAACCCAACTTCTTTAAATTCTCACCAGCTGATGCTTTGCATTTTAACTCTCCTACACAGCCTTTAAGTGATGGGCAGTCGCAAGGATCGAGCCAGCAAATGGCCTTCAAAAAAGGTCACGAATGAATAGTACGGTAATTTTTGGGGTATTTTCAGCCGTCGATTCGAAAATTCGAGATTGATCATTACGTGATGAACATGAATATGCATAGTAAAGTCCCATGTTTATTACTGTTGCTACAGTGCTTACAACATAATTCTGTGGATTAAGACTTATTTTACTGTTCACTTTTGCGACTTTTGTGAAGAAAGTTAGAGAATCCTTATTGTTAGGCTAGTcgttgtaaattttttaatggatttttGTCCCATCGTTTTAGTTTAATTGAGTTTTGAGGTTCAATGTCAATATTTATGAGGAA is part of the Oryza brachyantha chromosome 2, ObraRS2, whole genome shotgun sequence genome and encodes:
- the LOC102719183 gene encoding U-box domain-containing protein 11-like, which translates into the protein MAAAAAAESAAEIVREIAAVGAADLAAAAEPLRADCLRLARKVSLLSHLVAEVAEAGAREGDEGAAAEAASWLGELVRALQAARRFVELGRAPARSSGASDQDAICNNVDVQFKFVTWQLQTVLGSLPQSCFQISDEVQEEIDLVRSQLRREIEKKGDIDVNIFSKIHDILALHVSTVEAQCVQSHDQPGTPQMENLCNGHLELQNIIILVSEISGVPKSDAERLTSQLIEGLENMRVTDSKKPVNVSQSSDETKGSAETQKKSDTVAIPEDFRCPISLELMRDPVIVSTGQTYERAFIQRWIDCGNRTCPKTQQKLQNLTLTPNYVLRSLILHWCEEKGIEPPTRSKNDGSYLEVGGERVAIETLVRNLSSSSLDERKSAAAEIRSLAKKSTDNRILLAGSGAIPALVKLLSSKDLKTQEHAVTSLLNLSIYDQNKELIVVAGAIVPIIQVLRKGGMEARENAAAAIFSLSLIDDNKITIGSTPGAIEALVELLQSGSPRGRKDAATALFNLCIYQANKVRAVRAGILAPLIQMLQDSSRNGAIDEALTILSVLVSHHECKTAIAKAHAIPFLIDLLRSSQARNKENAAAILLALCKKDAENLACIGRLGAQIPLTELSKTGTDRAKRKATSLLDHLSKLQVL
- the LOC107303591 gene encoding uncharacterized protein At1g66480-like, with translation MGNSIGAKRKGAKVMQLDGTSFRVKPPAVAADVLRDHPGFQLLESEEVKLLGARARPLAPDAPLRRGRLYFLVALPRRAAAGPPRRAWSGNLRVGARERLESLMLARRSTSDISFPAAQASASAPTSPLPGGGSGAATPVRLKMRLPRAQVEKLMGESKDASEAAAKIMELCAAVGAKSASVTPERPPGILRTPRFAATPEWGAGFMMPPPPPPGAAKTPQRWPSLPGTKEKKARFVALPDELIA
- the LOC102719465 gene encoding protein TIFY 6b-like isoform X3, translating into MDFLGVFSPAAAATACNAHGAAPREVHLKRPLPAVLPDHRQVHAAARALQPPPQSTSVVVDERMPPPVAATTATGLTLQVSGGGHDVASLATSPRRMAVSEINDQLTIFYAGSALVFDNITREKAEEIMFFAAKTTPVTGGRPARHQQLQLPSAEPAYPNKRQRTFWDQAHEHDSGGLFIHGNSTSSCSQHLSPESGHAIIETNPCSPPIHIVPGDATMPVRNASLISFLERRKQRLASTAVACPRREKSPTAPPRKRNPPGNMEQQWAFTDAMNMNGDHDEVEALDTELRI
- the LOC102719465 gene encoding protein TIFY 6b-like isoform X1 codes for the protein MDFLGVFSPAAAATACNAHGAAPREVHLKRPLPAVLPDHRQVHAAARALQPPPQSTSVVVDERMPPPVAATTATGLTLQVSGGGHDVASLATSPRRMAVSEINDQLTIFYAGSALVFDNITREKAEEIMFFAAKTTPVTGGRPARHQQLQLPSAEPAYPNKRQRTFWDQAHEHDSGGLFIHGNSTSSCSQHLSPESGHAIIETNPCSPPIHIVPGDATMPVRNASLISFLERRKQRWRGKTYTNLYSIFQLASTAVACPRREKSPTAPPRKRNPPGNMEQQWAFTDAMNMNGDHDEVEALDTELRI
- the LOC102719465 gene encoding protein TIFY 6b-like isoform X2, which codes for MDFLGVFSPAAAATACNAHGAAPREVHLKRPLPAVLPDHRQVHAAARALQPPPQSTSVVVDERMPPPVAATTATGLTLQVSGGGHDVASLATSPRRMAVSEINDQLTIFYAGSALVFDNITREKAEEIMFFAAKTTPVTGGRPARHQQLQLPSAEPAYPNKRQRTFWDQAHEHDSGGLFIHGNSTSSCSQHLSPESGHAIIETNPCSPPIHIVPGDATMPVRNASLISFLERRKQRWRGKTYTNLLASTAVACPRREKSPTAPPRKRNPPGNMEQQWAFTDAMNMNGDHDEVEALDTELRI